In the genome of Aedes aegypti strain LVP_AGWG chromosome 2, AaegL5.0 Primary Assembly, whole genome shotgun sequence, the window gccataactggtacacctaccctaagtaagtatatcgtgtggcaggtacgatgatactccatgcccagagaagtcaaggaaatttccattacgaaaagatcctggaccgaccgggaatcgagctcaaacaccttcagcatggctttgctctgtaACCGCGGACTCCACCCACTCGGGCAAGGAAGGCTCCCAAAAATTACAGGGTGATTTcctatttcctgtcagtaaagtaaatgatcgtagataaaagatgtatgcacgaattttcaagtgaggttacgagtcgccccTGATCTTTGTAGATGATGCTGTCGTGAGGTAAGAATAATGCCGAACTATTACAGTCTAACATCTATGGAAGTACATAGTCCTGCTTCTTCACATTTTTGGGTTAATGTGATCTGAAATCCTGATAGTTGTGAAGTCAATTTTagtcactatttggtcacttttttggcGATTTTAGTCACTAATATCTCTATTACTTCATTGCCtggtcgctaccagccctgcaatcctaaaaaaaatcgtgatggGTACTGGATGAATTGATGGAAAAATCTAATAAACTAATAAAATAAAACTAGAAAAAATTCGCAATACATTTTCTGTAAGGATCTCTGTGgaaattcttttaagaattgctggagaaataaCTGGTGTATTTCTTGAAAAGTCCttaatgaaattcttgaaggaacgtCTAAAAACCAACGGGGAAATCACTGTAtgaattcttggataaataaattaaaagctTTGGAACTCATTGCCTTAAGAAAGTCCAGAAATCTCAAGAGGTATTCTAAGAGGAGTTTTCGGTTAGATAATGAGATGGAAGATCAGTTGAATACATGTCATGAGATCTGAGAAATACTCGCAAGAATCTGAAGTAGTTTCTAGCAACATCCTCAAAACAAATTccggtcgatttttttttaatatttcaaacGAAAATATCGGATGAGTTTGGAAAGAAATCCGTGAAAGATTCACTGAATAAATCAGAAGAAATTTCGGGCAAGTGCCTCAATTTATttctaatgaataaaaaattagaaaaaaaatcatgacaaCATAAATAAAGTAATACCTAACAATCTAACATAATGTTATCCtcaatgaaattcttgaaagtgctCTCTGATACAAGTCTGGCTGAATCTCATACAATTACTTCTTTCGTATTCGCTGGTTCCTGATAGCTCTAGTTTTTTGGTACTCTGAGTAGTTTCATTTTGATTCCTGATTTTTCTCTTTTCAATCATGTggcttttatttcaaaaatgtgttctcTTAAGTTTCCGTTTTTTAGACATTCAGGCGCTACCAGCCCTATGTGTACAGCAATACCTAAGCATTGACAGAAAAAGCACCTTCAGTGTATAGGAACATCAACGGACGATTAATTCATATTCCACAAAATTTCTCCTGCAGTCGTAGTCTTAACCATTCAACTACCGGGGCCAAATGTGATCGGTTGACAATATTCATATTTTCCTTGGGATCAATGGTATGATCGTACAATTCTTCACCATAGATTTCGCTCCAATCTAAAAgtgtaaaattataaaaataaattgttcttCTGCCTCCGAAGGTAACATCTTACCTCGAGTAAAATTGTTCGGATCGAATCCAATCCACGCGGTATAACGGTACTGCTTGGTGCGTAAACTGTAGCCCATAATTTCGATTTGGTAAAGCTTTGGCTTATCACTATTCGGATGAATGGACGGGTAGGTTCCTGGTCTTGGGTATTGgctgaaagcttcttccaaTAAACTGTCGCACGGATCACCATAAATCAATGGTTGCAAGGACTTTCCTTCCACGCATGTTTCCTCAACTATCCGATTGGTCTTACAAGTTGGAATCGGTGGTAGTCCAGCTAAGTCCACCAAAGTGGGAAATAGGTCTAGCAGTTCAACTACCGTTTCGATTTTATTCTCGGATCTCAGTTTCACAAGTGGATTGTATACGACGAGAGGCACATTCAAAGCAACGTCGTAATTGCTATATTTTGACCACTCGGCATGTTCACCGAGTGCCCATCCGTGATCTGATGTTATAACGATTATAGTGTTTTCGAAGTTAACATCCTTCAACAGTTCTCCGATCAAGGTATCAATGTAAGTTACCGCAGCATAGTagtgttgacgtatttttaattTGACCAGCTCTGGAATCGGGCCAAATGGATAGCTTATGTTCAAAGCCATCATGTCATCCCGACTCCTGATATCTAAGTAAGAGTTCCATGCTACTGTCGGTAGTCCATATGGCGGATAGTCCAAATCCAGAGTtctaaaattagtgttttcatgtagcttcaaatattccatcggtaTTTTGAAAGGAATATGGGGCTTATAATATCCTACAGCAAGAAAGTATGGTGAACTGTAGTTTCGATgagatttcaaaaagtttttagcTTCTTCGGTACTCTGTATATCAGGAAGAGTTCCTTCTGGCTGTAGTGGTAGTACGACAGGACACAGTAAATCATTCGTCATATTTCCGGTTGCCATATCGATACAAGTTGGTTCATTCATGTATTCCGCTGTTGAAGGATGGTAAGGTTCATCGGTCCAACTTAAGGGATAATCATCAGTGAAATTCGAGGATACTCCAGGATGGAATACCTTTCCAATCGATTTAGTTAGGTAACCGTTTTGCTTAAAATATTGAGGTAGCGTTGTGAAATTGCCTGCAGATTCTCTCCAATAGCTGTAGAAGTCATACAGTTTTGTAGTATCCGGTCTACGGCCGGTGAGAAATGAGTTTCTACTCGGTGCACATATCGATTGCTGCAATGCGAAATGGaatcatttttcaaaagtttttcctCAAACTAATCTAATTAAAACTTACCTGTGCAAAAGCGTTGGTGAAATAATATCCATTGTTAACTATCCTATCGATGTTTGGTGTTATCGCTTTGGTATCACCAAATGATTTAATAGCCGGTCGAAAATCGTCCAAAACTAGTAGCAATACATTAGGCCTATTTATTATTTGCCCAGATCTGAAAGGAACGCTGACCAGCACCAAAATCAGAGCCAGACATATTTTGAGACTTTCCATTTTACGCTCTGCGAGCACAACTGATCGAAACGTACACTTTACCAACGATACATCTACAACCCTTGTCAAAGTTCTATTCAACAGATGGTTGAGAATTACGTATACGTATGTAGGTGTATAGAATCAAGAATATTTACTATGAAGGCATGGTCATAAATTTTGACTTCACCACAGTTCTGACTTCACCACCAGAGTCGATACTGAACTTGCATTAACTTTACACAAATAACATCATATTGTTTAATAAGTGAATTTAATTATCATAATTGCGTACTCtacatcaattttgaaatcttctttAATGTTATTCACTAATTTCGATTAAAACTATAGTTTCATGTGGGACGCTCATTGGAGTACTCGTagcaaattttaaatgattaaatattaattgaatttcttcagaatttgctctAGGAAATCCTTAAGGACTCCaacgctactacctccagtagtTTCCACATCCATTACTGCGAAAATTTTCCCAGGGACCATCGCTTCAACTGATTTATCTAGTTGCTACTCTAGaagataataaataaaatccACAATGCCAATGTTCATGCCAGAGCATCCAATAGAAAGAATTCCTATTGGAATCTCTCGAGTAATTTCTGGGGTTATCCTAGAAAAAATGTAGGTTTAATTCTTCAGATAATTTGAAcgcaatttttggaggaattacttAGGAAGTCCGTAAAAGAAAATCACTTAATGAACTAGTGAAAAATACATTGAAGCAAAAGCTACGAAAAAAATTCATGTGAAAACGATTGTGACTTGATTTCTTGACTAGTTTTTTCTCCTTCGTAAGGTTCTCATGAGACACAAAACGTACGATGTTCGCATTTAATTCTTGTCATTTCCATTAGAGATCCATTgattttccattccatttcgaGCTGTGGCTTCACTGCATCTTCATCTTAACAAAATCAAATTTCGTAATTCATTCTTTTTCTATACGaaattgttacaaaaaactagTACCATTGGATTGTATTATTAGAATAAATGACCAATACGTTTGATTACATTGAAGagttttcatgaaattatgtCTCTTTAAATTTTGCTtgttatttcataagtctgttgAGGGTATTTATGGTATTCtcgaattgaaaacaaaatgctCCTTACGTCATCATTTCATAGGGAAATCGTATATCCCTCATACGTCCCTTTTTTCAGTGtgtctgaatgaaattttgggagaaCATGAGGGacattcttgaagaaaattatgaaaaattcatTTAATAATAATATAGAGCTCAATAAATATACCACTTCAAGGCATGATTAGAAATCattaatacagtcaactctatataactcgatattgaagggatcatggAGTTAGCGGGGTATCGAGTATCAGTATTCACATAGAGGAACAGTTTAGGCTGCCTtctacagggtgtctactacccggaaaaacctggaaaacctggaacgTGCTGGAactatcagggaattttattcaacctggaattctcagggaatttcggccataatcagggaaatttttttgaatcaGTAATACAAGGTagaatatgtcctttttgtgacagaaaatcttttcaatcaTAAAAATTTTCAGCTGCGCCGCTGTCAAGAAGTTACTGGATATTTTCGATTGTTCGGTCCTAAATTTTTTAAACGATTTATATTTTTCCAACACAAAACATGTACAGATAATTGCATCCTTATTTTAACTCCTTCACTAACTCTAATCCTAACTTAAGATTAAAAAGTTGAGAAAGGCAAATACAGTTGCCATTTACAGTTGGGTGTTGTTCATGAGCATACAAAACTTGGTTGAAAACATTCTAACTTTGTTCACAGAAATGTTTTTCGACTATTCTACaagttctgaaggaaatttccaggAATGCTTCAGGTATTCAGGTATTCTAGTGATAATTTCTGGAATACCTTTATAAACTTCTCGAGGGATGctatcagcaatttttcaagggatgctcAAATGAATTCCATCACaaattttgtcaagaaaatcgTAAAGCTTTGCAGCATTTTTACCTCCAGTAGTTTTCACATAGATCACTCTGAAAAAATAAAGTGATTATCCCAGGATTTCTTCCAAATGTTTTTCCACTGATTCATTCAgcgattttttcagttattactTCTATGAGATTTATCACATATCCTAAGTTCTTCCGCAAAGGTTTATTCCATAGTTTCGATTTTTCATAtgtattctataaaaaaaatcaaccacGATTACTTTTAGAAATTGCTCTGAATTGCTTGTTTCAGGCACTATTccatgaaatattttatgaacttttcgaagaattcctcaaaaaaaatgaGTAATTCCATCCTcattaagttcctccagaactccgctgtttgagtgttgaaaagcatcagCATTTGCCGCATTTGCTGCCTGGTATGGCCCGCGTTTTCGACCTGAgctgtttgggtcggcccgcgtgagagatgatgctgtttgggccggcccgcgtgtgagatgattgttaggcgagctttgtttgtagttgacagccgtacacccaccctggttTGCGAAGCTGTGTCCGGCCATCAGACGATTCAGGCTTCGCACCTCTTTATGACTCAGCTGCTTATTTTTGTACCAAGGCTCATCGCTGTTATTTTTGAGCGACTTTGTTTGATCTATGTCAGAAAGCGCGtataataaaaatctgaaaaatatatttatcagcgaCGATATGATAATTGATAAGACTATCACttactcaaattgaaattttaaacttaGACCTAagttaaaaactaaaaattcgATTCCAGCCATGGTCAATTTGAAAATAGTCAAAAACAAATccttatacagtgggattccgtttttggcatgctccatttttggcatgctccgtttttggcaccccccgattttggcaacaaaatggatccgtttttggcaacatatttgaatACCAATAAAATATGTAAATTTTTTGTAAGTATTATCGTGTCTTTTGCTCAATTTATTTAAACAGCGCTACAGTCAACTACACACCGACTACGTTCCTGAGCTCCATCGTTGACAATATTCCCAAATTCCATCATCTGCTACGGGCTCACGTACGTGCTCATTTTCTTCGGAATGCTCATTGGCATgcattcgcaacgtttcatgaatTCATTAATCTCTACCAGTATTTCAAGTAGAGACCAAACTCTTCTTTAAGGCATTTATACTGTataaccagcccacttgagtctgccagaaGGTAATACACTTAATAATAACCACTTTTCTTCAGAATTAGAAACTGCTAGTTTGAACAAAGCACTAGCACTGACACAAGAGCAACAAAAAGCGTATGGCTCACACAgagtttcaatcaattttgtcacacttttttaGTTCGATGTTTACACGGGAATAAAATATGTACTAAAAATGTACTAAACTATCATGGAATTTcatggaacaaaatgtttaaGGTATaccccaccacattactggtacatttgatcTCATTTTCATCCATCTGGtttcaactacagacatggtgaaatcaagcgcatttctggtccgctgaaaattgccgatgcGAGCACTTAAATTTATCCTCTAAAATGTTACTTTTtaccgcatttttttttgcgtgtagcgTGTGTAAAAATACACCGCAgtaatgaaaacaaataaagcaaaaatTCGCGTAtcttaaattttaacaaattgaaTATTGCGTAAATTGCGTTGTTAATGACAATGTAGTTCACTAACGCAATTTATTGTTTAAGCGATTCTGCAAGACGTTTTTTTAGACGATTCAACattctatacaaaatttgtaatcaAAGCTACGGGTCCCTTAAAATAACCAAATGTTCCTTACTAGCTGGgactatgagtttcctaactgtactCTGGATAATCCTCAGGGGATTCATGGTTTTACGGTGCATCTCAGACATTTTGACGGATTTTGGAGGATGTCTGGAAATTCTTAGTGGACACTGGAAGTTTCTAACGAGATCCTGAGAATGTGTAATTGGTTATTGGGAATTCTATCCAAAATCTGGCGATTCGTGATAAACTTTTTACAgtttccaaagaaaaaaaattgggaaTTTTTAAAGGCCCTCAAGTGAAATTTGGATAGTATTAGTGGTAGTCTAAAAATAATAcacttttgaagattttcataggaGACTTGAAAATTTCCAGCAATATTGCAGTGGAATCTTAAGATGTCAAATCCTATCGGAATACTAAGCATGATCCTGGGAATCATAGGTGGGATCCTGTGAATTCCTAGCAATATGCTTCAGAGTCCTCTAAATTTCCGTAGGTTTATAACATATATCGTGCACAACTTCTAAATCACAACTAATGctcattttaaataaaaatgatcATAAGCTTATTTTCGTATTCTACGAAATAACGAGTGGCATTCATGGATCATGTTGTAGTTGTTTTTGCTTGCCCTTCTGACTGCAGTCAATTATTCGTTGAGATGCTTTACTTTGTCAAAAAGATAAATTATAGGAGCTATTATTAAcccaccgatttttttttcaaatttttcgctTGGGGCTCAAATTTAAACTTATGTTTAACGTTCATTAAATCAAAGAGCATTGTAACAGTTTTGTAATATCCAGAGCATGTTTTTTCTAACAAAGTCGTAAGGAATaaagtaatatatttttttttgcatcctTACACAGTTTTAATGAAATATCCAATTATTGAAtgaaggtcacttatgcgattattgatttcACATGGGTcacaaataaaaattgtgtgCGTTAAgcttataaaaatcattgaacCTATTTTAGCGATTAAAATTATGTAGAACGTTTGTCACAATTAACATTACGGGgatatagattcatagcatagtccaATACTATAGGAATCTGCTTCGAAGTGGACTGTTCCGAAGTCTGGATGTTATATGATTCCATTAGGATGCTGTAATAACATTCCcataatgtttttaaaagcaataatttaaaaattaaattaaaaaatgggttccgattttgacacggttccgtttttggcaactgaaaattttaactttgttgccaaaaacggaatcccactgtatttagtaaaaacatgaataaatcCAAAATTAAAGTTGTTTATCCAAGAGAAAAGGGATTAACCTTTCGTAAatctaaaatttattatttttattactatttaaaATACCTGAAGAGTTATAACTTCGTAATGTTGTCTTATGCGGAGAGAAAAATACGagatttttcgaatttattttttttttcaagtgttcTCTAACAAAGCCaaatgaaatttcaaacaaaaatttatataaaacatCCTTATTAAAATCTATTTGAACTCACCGCGgcgaaagattttgataaaaacatattttactagttatttttcaacaaaaacaaaatgcaaggtctgtgctgaccagataagaattgattttctaaaatcaaaattttcaatgtaaacgattatttaattaaataaatttattgcagATACTGGTTGAAACAgcctatataaaaaaaaaaaaacaaaaatttaaaaatatttgattgtttgGCAAAGTactatgatttttattatcaaagtcgtgcccatactttctgggacacactatatacaaaatttaaacaatgtttataaaaaaatacctacatagtaagaataactcattgctTTTCAAATGCGccataaagagtttcaattggatgtgtaatcacagagatgtgAACAGaatacttttgtatgttttttagggggtgaaaccaaaattttgcacTGGAGTGTATTTTTCACGTActgagataggcgattacttttattttcagcagcaaatcagcctTAACATTCAACGCtccgtaatcatcgtcatcatcgaaatttcaaaagcagtttttctgtgcAGAACTAAaagttattcgatgaaaatgtgttcactgtgtttcggttggataATAGAatacaatgaacacattttccttcaaattttctttattttgaacaaaaaactgcttttgaaaattctgaaatcaatgacggatcctgcccccttaatggTTAAATTTGCTGTAATGCCATTTTTGTACATCCAGTAAGCAAGTAAAATAAAGAGCGAGTAAAAGGCTGtatactaaagaaactatatctGTAAAAACGAGCaccaaatttataaattttacacattctggttgttcaattgaaaaatctcactatttttaaaacatctcAGGAAGTAAAAAAACTCTGATAATTTGAGATCGTTTTCCTTCGAAAATAGGTTTAAACGGTATTATATGATTTATtgctacacgcaaaaaaattgtgcggtaagaaCTACttttttagggggttaacttaagcgctcgcaccggcaattttcagcagaccagaaatgcgcttgattttaccatgtttgtagtcgaaatcagattgttgtaaattatttctgtcaaatgtaccagttatatggtggggtgtaccgtaaacatagtaaattggtctaaaattccatggtagtttcaagaatgggcgtagtcaacTACAATAGTAATTATTACCACAGAATTTCCCGTGTAGGGAatggtaggggaagtggtggtaaaatgaacaggggtggcaaaatgaacaccgtgccttttaccgagaaaaaacaaatttcgatgaatattAATCACACACGGCcaatttagagcataaatctgagtattcgagttgatacgtaggtcaattgaagtgaaaatatcaacaaaaactaagattttagaaaaccacgtttgaaaattagaactgacgtaagtTTTAGCTCGGacgacttgaggtttttcagtaagatgaatatcgttatgatatgatgtcaaatctgatacctttagaattcttcttgaatgggttacaatcattaatggatgtattttcggtgtgccaatgaaaatattcggaaatatttgttttgctcacgttttttgcatggtggtcgttttaccaccaaccgctgttcattttacccacatagtgcaggtaaaatgaacatttgcatcgctttttgatagcaataaaatattgtgaaaattaagctattttagtctgaatccatgtggctgctatagattacatccctatttttgatgttgtgcgatagaactatacaaatttgtCGTTTTTCTATTAGAATCAAGataatttccttaaggtgttcattttaccaccccttcccctacacaaattatgttacgctaaatttcgatttttttcagacacgcccccccccctttgtcacgttttttttggatgagtacttcgaaaattttgtaaggcttgtcacgcttggcttgaccccccacccccttggagcgtaacataatttgtgcatgacccctagagcaaacatgaaatttttaagaGGCTTGTTAATGATGATTCTTTATTCATTGAAGTACACACCATCAgggttggaaaaaaaaatctgaaattcaccctacagtagccaaacaaagccaatcacagtcagcgaagccagtgaaactcacgtccATCGCTATtataggcaaaaagccttgaaaattgcaaaacacccgttgctaagggcaacccaaaattactgtacaAAAATGTTCTAcctcccgctgcatttcccgcatttagagccttcaatgacactaacgatttagaaaattcatgcacccaacataggctacttcaacgtttttgaactactgtagtcAGAGAGCCACGTGACTTTCTCGAAaatcaagcctactactattaccattcccagcactgcacaccatattttgaaaataaagataGGATTGCTGAGTTATTTAATTATCCTCTCTAATCACAGACTGTGCTGTGCTGTGCTCTAATATACATTTATTTTGATAACCTTGAAAATCGATCGTTCTTATCTTTTAAGCTTATTTATATAGTACTTTAAATACTTTGTTGACTATTTTATTTACCCAACCTCGTGTagtactagtcgaacgatgtaggataaattggtataatgcgccccaaccgggcaatacgccccacttCATTTTCTAGGGATTAAGGCTTATTtgacacgtaaatatgattacacaCCGTGAATATTCGCGAAAAACTGATGTTGCACATATAAGATCTTTGAATAGAAATAGAAATAccgaaaatatcgaaaatcagctttttggcgtaaaattttgggtccgatagggaagcctcgttgtaaatgaagcccatcctttactattgtacttattacaaaaacttttaccggaagaagaCTGCCAATAgacccttttaagcttagcaagtggtggaattctccttgaaaacatttctacagcgctgcggaactttttctacgggaggggcatattgcccggtttgttttgaaacgtcaagatttggaccgtttacagaaaacgtcttgtactctttttagaagttacctggcaagagaaagttgcatgcagagcatgaccaactatgTAAACAACACTTTGACACCAataacaatagaagtaatccatttTCCACTgcaatagagcaatttttcgttagggggggcgtattatacctgtttaccctacagaaaaccgattgcgatttcattaataaaataatatgataCACCAAAttgtacaaggtgtccactttatgaaatgaacagtccttgATTAATAAATACCTACgctgtacgaatatgaatttGAATCACTGTCGACCGGTCGAATCCGTAGAATCGAATTAAAGGCAATCTTTTACGTTGGATGTGTGAATTATTTTATAAGTGCACTGGTGGGTACAATGAAGTGGGTAACATTGATATTcttctcaaaaccaaaacatTCATAACTCATTCATAAACGCACATTGTGATTCCCAAATATTCTACCAAATTCTACTGTGTTTAAATACCTAAATACTAAATACCTAAATCATTCAACAAGGTTTATtgtacgattttttacaataatGTCAACGTTTATAAAACGTAATGTGAAGAATAAATTCGCTAGGAAGCGCAAGCAATCTTCTGAGTCGGGTAAGATTTCAATTATTCTTGTTTACATTCCATAAAACGAAATCCactaaatttcatacatttcCCGCAGACGAAGATGAGCCAGAATCGGCCGTTGTCATTAATCAGGATAAAAGAAAGAAGGCCAATCCAAATGTACAGAGTACATCATCGATAAAGCACCAGCGCAAAGCCGCCGATCATGCTTCCAACAGTGATTCCGGCAGCGAGGAAGACGACCGGTCAGCAGTCGGCGTCAGCTACAAATCAAAACGAAGTGCTGCACCTGCTGGACCCAATGACCAGGGAGCGACCGCAGAATTGGAGATTGAAACCGAAAAGAGCCACGATGCCCAAGCGATCTACGAGAAAAGTATCGAGATCAACAAGGAACTGGAAGGCAAAGAGGACGACAAAGTCTACCGTGGAATGGCCAACTACACGCAGTTCTACAAGAAGAAGGATAGTGCGTTGGGAAATGCTGCTTCCGGAATGGTACGCAAAGGCCCAATCCGAGCACCCTCAAACATTAGGTCCACGGTCCGATGGGATTACCAACCGGATATCTGTAAGGACTATAAGGAAACGGGCTATTGTGGCTTTGGAGACAGCTGTAAATTTCTGCACGATCGAAGTGACTATAAACATGGTTGGCAATTGGAACAGGAGGCATCCACGACCGGTGGCACATATGCGGGCGACGATTCAGATGGAGATGACACTAAATATGAGATTCATTCCGATGATGAAGAGCTGCCTTTTAAGTGTTACATCTGCAGGGAAAGTTTTGTGGACCCCATTGTTACGAAGTAAGTGTAGATGTGTGTTTGACTTAAAACTTTGCATTCTCTGAACTTCAATAATCATATATTTTGCCATACAAGATTCTAACCAGGGAAGGTCACGTTGGTGTTACATGGGGTTTtaaaccggactatttttgttagattctacatgtcaaaatatgaaaattttgacaattttgaacaattttgtacgtatattatattattaagctaattggaaatttggcaaaactatttttttagtatTCGCGGAAGTCTTGTGAATCTTTCATTAGGTTTCCAAATTTTCGATAGATTTTTGTCGCAGTTCCGAAGATTTCCTGgcgaagcttttgaaaaattctcccCACAACA includes:
- the LOC5572289 gene encoding iduronate 2-sulfatase, with amino-acid sequence MESLKICLALILVLVSVPFRSGQIINRPNVLLLVLDDFRPAIKSFGDTKAITPNIDRIVNNGYYFTNAFAQQSICAPSRNSFLTGRRPDTTKLYDFYSYWRESAGNFTTLPQYFKQNGYLTKSIGKVFHPGVSSNFTDDYPLSWTDEPYHPSTAEYMNEPTCIDMATGNMTNDLLCPVVLPLQPEGTLPDIQSTEEAKNFLKSHRNYSSPYFLAVGYYKPHIPFKIPMEYLKLHENTNFRTLDLDYPPYGLPTVAWNSYLDIRSRDDMMALNISYPFGPIPELVKLKIRQHYYAAVTYIDTLIGELLKDVNFENTIIVITSDHGWALGEHAEWSKYSNYDVALNVPLVVYNPLVKLRSENKIETVVELLDLFPTLVDLAGLPPIPTCKTNRIVEETCVEGKSLQPLIYGDPCDSLLEEAFSQYPRPGTYPSIHPNSDKPKLYQIEIMGYSLRTKQYRYTAWIGFDPNNFTRDWSEIYGEELYDHTIDPKENMNIVNRSHLAPVVEWLRLRLQEKFCGI
- the LOC5572288 gene encoding RING finger protein 113A; this encodes MSTFIKRNVKNKFARKRKQSSESDEDEPESAVVINQDKRKKANPNVQSTSSIKHQRKAADHASNSDSGSEEDDRSAVGVSYKSKRSAAPAGPNDQGATAELEIETEKSHDAQAIYEKSIEINKELEGKEDDKVYRGMANYTQFYKKKDSALGNAASGMVRKGPIRAPSNIRSTVRWDYQPDICKDYKETGYCGFGDSCKFLHDRSDYKHGWQLEQEASTTGGTYAGDDSDGDDTKYEIHSDDEELPFKCYICRESFVDPIVTKCKHYFCEKCALANYKKSTRCAICGVQTNGVFNPAKDLIARLKTREIDENDSDSD